A window from Salvia miltiorrhiza cultivar Shanhuang (shh) chromosome 2, IMPLAD_Smil_shh, whole genome shotgun sequence encodes these proteins:
- the LOC131008361 gene encoding uncharacterized protein LOC131008361 isoform X1, with protein MESILARALEYTLKYWLKSFSRDQFKLQGRTAQLYNLDINGDALHASMGLPPALNVTTAKVGKLEIMLPSVSYVQVEPIVVQIDRLDLVLVENDDIDVSSNPSSASTSTSTGKGNGYGFADKIADGMTLQVGIVNLLLEAHGGARHRGGATWASPMASITIRNLILCTTNENWEVVNLKEARDFSTGKKFIYVFKKLQWEHLSIDLLPHPDMFADLNFLNSQEGTNKKDEDGAKRVFFGGERFIEGISGEAYITIQRTELNCPLGLEVQLHITEAVCPALSEPGLRALLRFFTGLYVCLNRGDVNPSSQPRSAEAAGRSLVSITVDHIFLCIKDAEFRLELLMQSLLFSRSSVSDGEKANYLTRVMIGGLFLRDTFSRPPCTLVQPSMQDASVDNSDVPDFAKNFCPPIYPLGDQQWQSNCIVPLICLYSLQLVPSPSPPIFASRTVIDCLPLMIHLQEESCLRISSFLADGIVVNPGSVLPDFSINSLLFNLKGLVVTVPLEIENPEHLSGSPGIPVQNSFSGARLHIEDLMFSQSPSLKLSLLNLEKDPACFCLWKNQPIDASQKKLAVGASLITLSLETCNGLIGRNTSRVESILWKCVEMKEICFEVAMVTADGTPLTDMPPAGGVVRVGVNCEQYNSSTSVEQLFFVLDLYAYFGKVSERIAVAGKSKSLKVTRNESLQGSIMDKVPGDTAVTLSLKNLQLKFLDSSSDTQGAPLVLFIGDGLSVKVSHRTLGGAMAISSTLRWERVEVDCADTVNDFQLEKGSDSMLPNTKNLNGEDNHQLRAVFWVQNTKVYQSNHNTTVPFLDISVVHVIPYSAQDIECHSLNVSACIAGIRLGGGMSYAESLLHRFGILSADGGPGEGLTRGLEQLSGGPLSKLFKASPVTVDDLREDVCPEDGNESGLFHLGTPDDVDVSIELKDWLFALEGAQEMADRLYFHDSEVPQREKRSWHMTFQNLHLKAKSTPMHAAVDKTKTSRKQKYPIELITVGMEGLEILKPMAGQRMLTNGIYENGIVQNGLPGSEKQPVERHGGVNVAVDIVASEADNDDLTVEWMVENLKFSISEPIEAVMKKDELQNLALLCKSEVDSLGRIAAGVLRILKLEGSLGSAAISQLSNLGSGSIDKIFTPDKSKTGFSPFSDVAGGSWGSGMESTVASLEEAVMDSKAKCTALATELACSESPADCLDNVRQLSEKLENMQKLLNQLRIQH; from the exons ATGGAGTCTATCTTGGCTCGAGCGCTGGAGTACACTCTCAAGTATTGGTTAAAATCATTCAGTAGAGATCAGTTCAAATTGCAGGGGCGCACCGCGCAACTTTACAATCTAG ATATTAATGGAGACGCATTACATGCGAGTATGGGATTGCCGCCGGCGCTGAATGTCACCACCGCCAAAGTTGGCAAATTGGAGATTATG CTTCCTTCGGTGAGCTACGTACAAGTAGAGCCAATTGTGGTGCAAATTGATAGGCTGGACCTGGTGTTGGTGGAAAATGATGACATAGATGTGTCTAGTAACCCGAGCAG TGCTTCAACCTCAACAAGTACTGGAAAGGGTAATGGATATGGATTTGCTGACAAG ATTGCAGATGGAATGACATTACAAGTTGGTATTGTAAATCTTTTACTTGAAGCTCATGGTGGAGCTCGACACAGAGGAGGAGCAACCTG GGCATCTCCAATGGCTTCCATCACTATACGCAACCTTATACTCTGCACAACAAATGAGAACTGGGAG GTTGTAAATCTTAAGGAAGCAAGGGACTTTTCTACTGGAAAGAAGTTCATATATGTGTTCAAA AAACTTCAATGGGAGCACTTATCTATTGACCTTCTTCCTCATCCAGATATGTTTGCGGATCTGAACTTTTTAAATTCTCAAGAAGGGACCAATAAGAAAGATGAAGATGGTGCAAAGCGAGTATTCTTTGGTGGGGAGCGATTCATTGAGGGGATCTCGGGAGAGGCCTAT ATTACAATTCAAAGGACAGAGCTAAATTGCCCACTAGGGCTCGAAGTTCAGTTACATATTACAGAAGCTGTTTGCCCTGCTTTAAGTGAACCAG GATTACGAGCTCTTCTCCGTTTCTTTACTGGATTGTATGTTTGTCTAAACCGAGGAGATGTTAATCCAAGTTCTCAGCCG CGGTCTGCAGAAGCTGCTGGTCGTTCTTTAGTCTCTATAACTGTGGATCACATATTTCTCTGCATTAAGGATGCTG AATTCCGGCTAGAACTTCTGATGCAATCACTATTATTCTCTCGG TCAAGTGTATCTGATGGAGAGAAGGCCAATTACTTGACACGGGTTATGATAGGTGGATTGTTTTTAAG GGATACATTTTCGCGTCCTCCGTGCACGTTAGTTCAGCCGTCAATGCAGGATGCTTCAGTTGATAACTCAGATGTCCCAGATTTTG CTAAGAACTTCTGTCCTCCAATATATCCTCTTGGAGACCAGCAATGGCAGTCAAATTGCATTGTGCCTCTGATCTGTCTCTACAGTCTGCAGTTAGTGCCCTCCCCAAGCCCACCAATTTTTGCTTCCAGAACCGTTATTGACTGCCTGCCTCTAATG ATTCATCTACAGGAAGAATCCTGTTTGAGAATATCATCCTTTTTGGCTGATGGAATTGTTGTTAATCCTGGTTCCGTACTGCCAGATTTCTCCATTAACTCCCTACTGTTCAATCTTAAAGGTTTAGTTGTTACTGTACCCCTAGAGATAGAAAACCCAGAACACTTATCTGGAAGTCCCGGTATACCAGTTCAGAATTCCTTTTCTGGGGCAAGGCTTCATATTGAAGATTTGATGTTCTCCCAGTCACCTTCCTTAAAGCTAAGCCTGCTGAACCTTGAGAAGGATCCTGCATGCTTCTGTCTTTGGAAAAACCAACCAATTGATGCCAGCCAGAAGAAATTGGCTGTTGGAGCATCTTTAATTACTTTGTCATTGGAAACATGCAACGGCTTGATTGGTAGGAACACCTCAAGGGTGGAGTCAATTCTATGGAAATGTGTTGAGATgaaagaaatttgttttgaagTAGCAATGGTGACTGCGGATGGAACCCCTTTAACAGATATGCCACCTGCTGGGGGGGTTGTCAGAGTAGGTGTTAACTGTGAACAATATAATTCAAGCACTTCGGTGGAGCAATTATTCTTTGTTCTAGACCTCTATGCTTATTTTGGTAAGGTCAGTGAAAGGATAGCCGTGGCAGGGAAAAGCAAATCCCTAAAGGTAACAAGAAATGAGTCTTTGCAGGGAAGCATAATGGATAAAGTTCCTGGTGATACTGCTGTAACTCTTTCTCTGAAGAATCTGCAGCTAAAATTTTTAGACTCTTCTTCTGATACTCAAGGTGCACCTCTAGTTCTTTTCATTGGAGATGGTCTGTCTGTCAAGGTTAGCCATAGAACTCTGGGTGGCGCAATGGCAATTTCATCCACTTTACGGTGGGAAAGGGTCGAGGTGGATTGTGCAGACACTGTGAATGACTTCCAACTGGAGAAAGGCTCTGACTCGATGCTTCCCAACACCAAAAATCTGAATGGCGAGGACAACCATCAGTTACGGGCTGTCTTTTGGGTGCAAAATACTAAAGTTTATCAATCCAATCATAATACTACAGTACCATTTCTCGACATATCTGTGGTACATGTGATTCCCTATAGTGCACAAGATATCGAGTGCCACAGTTTAAATGTGTCTGCTTGCATTGCTGGTATCCGCCTTGGTGGAGGAATGAGTTATGCTGAATCTTTGCTTCATAGGTTTGGAATTCTTAGTGCTGATGGCGGGCCAGGGGAAGGTCTTACTAGAGGACTTGAGCAGTTATCTGGCGGACCTTTATCAAAGCTTTTTAAAGCATCACCTGTCACTGTGGATGACCTTAGAGAGG ATGTATGTCCAGAAGATGGAAATGAAAGTGGCCTCTTTCATTTGGGCACCCCTGATGACGTGGATGTATCAATTGAGTTAAAAGATTGGCTATTTGCTCTTGAAGGTGCACAGGAGATGGCAGATAGATTATACTTCCATGATTCTGAAGTTCCTCAGAGAGAAAAGAGGAGCTGGCATATGACATTTCAGAATCTACATTTGAAAGCAAAAAGCACACCAATGCATGCAGCAGTTGATAAAACAAAAACGAGCAGAAAGCAGAAATATCCTATTGAGTTGATTACT GTTGGCATGGAAGGTCTGGAGATCTTAAAGCCAATGGCTGGGCAGCGGATGCTGACGAATGGTATTTATGAAAACGGGATAGTTCAGAATGGTTTACCTGGAAGCGAAAAGCAACCTGTCGAGAGGCATGGTGGTGTCAATGTGGCAGTTGACATAGTGGCTTCTGAAGCAGATAATGATGATCTAACGGTTGAGTGGATGgtggaaaatttgaaattctctATATCCGAGCCA ATTGAGGCTGTAATGAAGAAGGATGAGCTTCAAAATCTCGCTCTCTTGTGCAAGTCTGAGGTCGACTCTTTGGGTAGAATAGCTGCTGGAGTCCTGCGAATTCTCAAGTTAGAAGGATCTCTTGGCTCAGCAGCAATCAGCCAACTGAGTAATTTAG GAAGTGGAAGTATAGACAAGATTTTCACTCCTGACAAGTCGAAGACGGGGTTTAGTCCATTTTCTGATGTGGCAGGTGGAAGTTGGGGTTCGGGCATGGAGTCGACTGTGGCTTCTCTCGAGGAGGCGGTTATGGATTCGAAAGCAAAATGCACTGCTCTCGCCACCGAGTTGGCTTGCTCGGAATCGCCAGCCGACTGCCTTGATAATGTCAGACAGCTGAGTGAGAAACTTGAAAACATGCAGAAGTTACTTAACCAATTGAGAATTCAGCACTGA
- the LOC131008361 gene encoding uncharacterized protein LOC131008361 isoform X3, whose protein sequence is MCLVTRAVLQPQQVLERIADGMTLQVGIVNLLLEAHGGARHRGGATWASPMASITIRNLILCTTNENWEVVNLKEARDFSTGKKFIYVFKKLQWEHLSIDLLPHPDMFADLNFLNSQEGTNKKDEDGAKRVFFGGERFIEGISGEAYITIQRTELNCPLGLEVQLHITEAVCPALSEPGLRALLRFFTGLYVCLNRGDVNPSSQPRSAEAAGRSLVSITVDHIFLCIKDAEFRLELLMQSLLFSRSSVSDGEKANYLTRVMIGGLFLRDTFSRPPCTLVQPSMQDASVDNSDVPDFAKNFCPPIYPLGDQQWQSNCIVPLICLYSLQLVPSPSPPIFASRTVIDCLPLMIHLQEESCLRISSFLADGIVVNPGSVLPDFSINSLLFNLKGLVVTVPLEIENPEHLSGSPGIPVQNSFSGARLHIEDLMFSQSPSLKLSLLNLEKDPACFCLWKNQPIDASQKKLAVGASLITLSLETCNGLIGRNTSRVESILWKCVEMKEICFEVAMVTADGTPLTDMPPAGGVVRVGVNCEQYNSSTSVEQLFFVLDLYAYFGKVSERIAVAGKSKSLKVTRNESLQGSIMDKVPGDTAVTLSLKNLQLKFLDSSSDTQGAPLVLFIGDGLSVKVSHRTLGGAMAISSTLRWERVEVDCADTVNDFQLEKGSDSMLPNTKNLNGEDNHQLRAVFWVQNTKVYQSNHNTTVPFLDISVVHVIPYSAQDIECHSLNVSACIAGIRLGGGMSYAESLLHRFGILSADGGPGEGLTRGLEQLSGGPLSKLFKASPVTVDDLREDVCPEDGNESGLFHLGTPDDVDVSIELKDWLFALEGAQEMADRLYFHDSEVPQREKRSWHMTFQNLHLKAKSTPMHAAVDKTKTSRKQKYPIELITVGMEGLEILKPMAGQRMLTNGIYENGIVQNGLPGSEKQPVERHGGVNVAVDIVASEADNDDLTVEWMVENLKFSISEPIEAVMKKDELQNLALLCKSEVDSLGRIAAGVLRILKLEGSLGSAAISQLSNLGSGSIDKIFTPDKSKTGFSPFSDVAGGSWGSGMESTVASLEEAVMDSKAKCTALATELACSESPADCLDNVRQLSEKLENMQKLLNQLRIQH, encoded by the exons ATGTGTCTAGTAACCCGAGCAG TGCTTCAACCTCAACAAGTACTGGAAAGG ATTGCAGATGGAATGACATTACAAGTTGGTATTGTAAATCTTTTACTTGAAGCTCATGGTGGAGCTCGACACAGAGGAGGAGCAACCTG GGCATCTCCAATGGCTTCCATCACTATACGCAACCTTATACTCTGCACAACAAATGAGAACTGGGAG GTTGTAAATCTTAAGGAAGCAAGGGACTTTTCTACTGGAAAGAAGTTCATATATGTGTTCAAA AAACTTCAATGGGAGCACTTATCTATTGACCTTCTTCCTCATCCAGATATGTTTGCGGATCTGAACTTTTTAAATTCTCAAGAAGGGACCAATAAGAAAGATGAAGATGGTGCAAAGCGAGTATTCTTTGGTGGGGAGCGATTCATTGAGGGGATCTCGGGAGAGGCCTAT ATTACAATTCAAAGGACAGAGCTAAATTGCCCACTAGGGCTCGAAGTTCAGTTACATATTACAGAAGCTGTTTGCCCTGCTTTAAGTGAACCAG GATTACGAGCTCTTCTCCGTTTCTTTACTGGATTGTATGTTTGTCTAAACCGAGGAGATGTTAATCCAAGTTCTCAGCCG CGGTCTGCAGAAGCTGCTGGTCGTTCTTTAGTCTCTATAACTGTGGATCACATATTTCTCTGCATTAAGGATGCTG AATTCCGGCTAGAACTTCTGATGCAATCACTATTATTCTCTCGG TCAAGTGTATCTGATGGAGAGAAGGCCAATTACTTGACACGGGTTATGATAGGTGGATTGTTTTTAAG GGATACATTTTCGCGTCCTCCGTGCACGTTAGTTCAGCCGTCAATGCAGGATGCTTCAGTTGATAACTCAGATGTCCCAGATTTTG CTAAGAACTTCTGTCCTCCAATATATCCTCTTGGAGACCAGCAATGGCAGTCAAATTGCATTGTGCCTCTGATCTGTCTCTACAGTCTGCAGTTAGTGCCCTCCCCAAGCCCACCAATTTTTGCTTCCAGAACCGTTATTGACTGCCTGCCTCTAATG ATTCATCTACAGGAAGAATCCTGTTTGAGAATATCATCCTTTTTGGCTGATGGAATTGTTGTTAATCCTGGTTCCGTACTGCCAGATTTCTCCATTAACTCCCTACTGTTCAATCTTAAAGGTTTAGTTGTTACTGTACCCCTAGAGATAGAAAACCCAGAACACTTATCTGGAAGTCCCGGTATACCAGTTCAGAATTCCTTTTCTGGGGCAAGGCTTCATATTGAAGATTTGATGTTCTCCCAGTCACCTTCCTTAAAGCTAAGCCTGCTGAACCTTGAGAAGGATCCTGCATGCTTCTGTCTTTGGAAAAACCAACCAATTGATGCCAGCCAGAAGAAATTGGCTGTTGGAGCATCTTTAATTACTTTGTCATTGGAAACATGCAACGGCTTGATTGGTAGGAACACCTCAAGGGTGGAGTCAATTCTATGGAAATGTGTTGAGATgaaagaaatttgttttgaagTAGCAATGGTGACTGCGGATGGAACCCCTTTAACAGATATGCCACCTGCTGGGGGGGTTGTCAGAGTAGGTGTTAACTGTGAACAATATAATTCAAGCACTTCGGTGGAGCAATTATTCTTTGTTCTAGACCTCTATGCTTATTTTGGTAAGGTCAGTGAAAGGATAGCCGTGGCAGGGAAAAGCAAATCCCTAAAGGTAACAAGAAATGAGTCTTTGCAGGGAAGCATAATGGATAAAGTTCCTGGTGATACTGCTGTAACTCTTTCTCTGAAGAATCTGCAGCTAAAATTTTTAGACTCTTCTTCTGATACTCAAGGTGCACCTCTAGTTCTTTTCATTGGAGATGGTCTGTCTGTCAAGGTTAGCCATAGAACTCTGGGTGGCGCAATGGCAATTTCATCCACTTTACGGTGGGAAAGGGTCGAGGTGGATTGTGCAGACACTGTGAATGACTTCCAACTGGAGAAAGGCTCTGACTCGATGCTTCCCAACACCAAAAATCTGAATGGCGAGGACAACCATCAGTTACGGGCTGTCTTTTGGGTGCAAAATACTAAAGTTTATCAATCCAATCATAATACTACAGTACCATTTCTCGACATATCTGTGGTACATGTGATTCCCTATAGTGCACAAGATATCGAGTGCCACAGTTTAAATGTGTCTGCTTGCATTGCTGGTATCCGCCTTGGTGGAGGAATGAGTTATGCTGAATCTTTGCTTCATAGGTTTGGAATTCTTAGTGCTGATGGCGGGCCAGGGGAAGGTCTTACTAGAGGACTTGAGCAGTTATCTGGCGGACCTTTATCAAAGCTTTTTAAAGCATCACCTGTCACTGTGGATGACCTTAGAGAGG ATGTATGTCCAGAAGATGGAAATGAAAGTGGCCTCTTTCATTTGGGCACCCCTGATGACGTGGATGTATCAATTGAGTTAAAAGATTGGCTATTTGCTCTTGAAGGTGCACAGGAGATGGCAGATAGATTATACTTCCATGATTCTGAAGTTCCTCAGAGAGAAAAGAGGAGCTGGCATATGACATTTCAGAATCTACATTTGAAAGCAAAAAGCACACCAATGCATGCAGCAGTTGATAAAACAAAAACGAGCAGAAAGCAGAAATATCCTATTGAGTTGATTACT GTTGGCATGGAAGGTCTGGAGATCTTAAAGCCAATGGCTGGGCAGCGGATGCTGACGAATGGTATTTATGAAAACGGGATAGTTCAGAATGGTTTACCTGGAAGCGAAAAGCAACCTGTCGAGAGGCATGGTGGTGTCAATGTGGCAGTTGACATAGTGGCTTCTGAAGCAGATAATGATGATCTAACGGTTGAGTGGATGgtggaaaatttgaaattctctATATCCGAGCCA ATTGAGGCTGTAATGAAGAAGGATGAGCTTCAAAATCTCGCTCTCTTGTGCAAGTCTGAGGTCGACTCTTTGGGTAGAATAGCTGCTGGAGTCCTGCGAATTCTCAAGTTAGAAGGATCTCTTGGCTCAGCAGCAATCAGCCAACTGAGTAATTTAG GAAGTGGAAGTATAGACAAGATTTTCACTCCTGACAAGTCGAAGACGGGGTTTAGTCCATTTTCTGATGTGGCAGGTGGAAGTTGGGGTTCGGGCATGGAGTCGACTGTGGCTTCTCTCGAGGAGGCGGTTATGGATTCGAAAGCAAAATGCACTGCTCTCGCCACCGAGTTGGCTTGCTCGGAATCGCCAGCCGACTGCCTTGATAATGTCAGACAGCTGAGTGAGAAACTTGAAAACATGCAGAAGTTACTTAACCAATTGAGAATTCAGCACTGA
- the LOC131008361 gene encoding uncharacterized protein LOC131008361 isoform X2: MESILARALEYTLKYWLKSFSRDQFKLQGRTAQLYNLDINGDALHASMGLPPALNVTTAKVGKLEIMLPSVSYVQVEPIVVQIDRLDLVLVENDDIDVSSNPSSASTSTSTGKGNGYGFADKIADGMTLQVGIVNLLLEAHGGARHRGGATWASPMASITIRNLILCTTNENWEVVNLKEARDFSTGKKFIYVFKKLQWEHLSIDLLPHPDMFADLNFLNSQEGTNKKDEDGAKRVFFGGERFIEGISGEAYITIQRTELNCPLGLEVQLHITEAVCPALSEPGLRALLRFFTGLYVCLNRGDVNPSSQPRSAEAAGRSLVSITVDHIFLCIKDAEFRLELLMQSLLFSRSSVSDGEKANYLTRVMIGGLFLRDTFSRPPCTLVQPSMQDASVDNSDVPDFAKNFCPPIYPLGDQQWQSNCIVPLICLYSLQLVPSPSPPIFASRTVIDCLPLMIHLQEESCLRISSFLADGIVVNPGSVLPDFSINSLLFNLKGLVVTVPLEIENPEHLSGSPGIPVQNSFSGARLHIEDLMFSQSPSLKLSLLNLEKDPACFCLWKNQPIDASQKKLAVGASLITLSLETCNGLIGRNTSRVESILWKCVEMKEICFEVAMVTADGTPLTDMPPAGGVVRVGVNCEQYNSSTSVEQLFFVLDLYAYFGKVSERIAVAGKSKSLKVTRNESLQGSIMDKVPGDTAVTLSLKNLQLKFLDSSSDTQGAPLVLFIGDGLSVKVSHRTLGGAMAISSTLRWERVEVDCADTVNDFQLEKGSDSMLPNTKNLNGEDNHQLRAVFWVQNTKVYQSNHNTTVPFLDISVVHVIPYSAQDIECHSLNVSACIAGIRLGGGMSYAESLLHRFGILSADGGPGEGLTRGLEQLSGGPLSKLFKASPVTVDDLREEDGNESGLFHLGTPDDVDVSIELKDWLFALEGAQEMADRLYFHDSEVPQREKRSWHMTFQNLHLKAKSTPMHAAVDKTKTSRKQKYPIELITVGMEGLEILKPMAGQRMLTNGIYENGIVQNGLPGSEKQPVERHGGVNVAVDIVASEADNDDLTVEWMVENLKFSISEPIEAVMKKDELQNLALLCKSEVDSLGRIAAGVLRILKLEGSLGSAAISQLSNLGSGSIDKIFTPDKSKTGFSPFSDVAGGSWGSGMESTVASLEEAVMDSKAKCTALATELACSESPADCLDNVRQLSEKLENMQKLLNQLRIQH; this comes from the exons ATGGAGTCTATCTTGGCTCGAGCGCTGGAGTACACTCTCAAGTATTGGTTAAAATCATTCAGTAGAGATCAGTTCAAATTGCAGGGGCGCACCGCGCAACTTTACAATCTAG ATATTAATGGAGACGCATTACATGCGAGTATGGGATTGCCGCCGGCGCTGAATGTCACCACCGCCAAAGTTGGCAAATTGGAGATTATG CTTCCTTCGGTGAGCTACGTACAAGTAGAGCCAATTGTGGTGCAAATTGATAGGCTGGACCTGGTGTTGGTGGAAAATGATGACATAGATGTGTCTAGTAACCCGAGCAG TGCTTCAACCTCAACAAGTACTGGAAAGGGTAATGGATATGGATTTGCTGACAAG ATTGCAGATGGAATGACATTACAAGTTGGTATTGTAAATCTTTTACTTGAAGCTCATGGTGGAGCTCGACACAGAGGAGGAGCAACCTG GGCATCTCCAATGGCTTCCATCACTATACGCAACCTTATACTCTGCACAACAAATGAGAACTGGGAG GTTGTAAATCTTAAGGAAGCAAGGGACTTTTCTACTGGAAAGAAGTTCATATATGTGTTCAAA AAACTTCAATGGGAGCACTTATCTATTGACCTTCTTCCTCATCCAGATATGTTTGCGGATCTGAACTTTTTAAATTCTCAAGAAGGGACCAATAAGAAAGATGAAGATGGTGCAAAGCGAGTATTCTTTGGTGGGGAGCGATTCATTGAGGGGATCTCGGGAGAGGCCTAT ATTACAATTCAAAGGACAGAGCTAAATTGCCCACTAGGGCTCGAAGTTCAGTTACATATTACAGAAGCTGTTTGCCCTGCTTTAAGTGAACCAG GATTACGAGCTCTTCTCCGTTTCTTTACTGGATTGTATGTTTGTCTAAACCGAGGAGATGTTAATCCAAGTTCTCAGCCG CGGTCTGCAGAAGCTGCTGGTCGTTCTTTAGTCTCTATAACTGTGGATCACATATTTCTCTGCATTAAGGATGCTG AATTCCGGCTAGAACTTCTGATGCAATCACTATTATTCTCTCGG TCAAGTGTATCTGATGGAGAGAAGGCCAATTACTTGACACGGGTTATGATAGGTGGATTGTTTTTAAG GGATACATTTTCGCGTCCTCCGTGCACGTTAGTTCAGCCGTCAATGCAGGATGCTTCAGTTGATAACTCAGATGTCCCAGATTTTG CTAAGAACTTCTGTCCTCCAATATATCCTCTTGGAGACCAGCAATGGCAGTCAAATTGCATTGTGCCTCTGATCTGTCTCTACAGTCTGCAGTTAGTGCCCTCCCCAAGCCCACCAATTTTTGCTTCCAGAACCGTTATTGACTGCCTGCCTCTAATG ATTCATCTACAGGAAGAATCCTGTTTGAGAATATCATCCTTTTTGGCTGATGGAATTGTTGTTAATCCTGGTTCCGTACTGCCAGATTTCTCCATTAACTCCCTACTGTTCAATCTTAAAGGTTTAGTTGTTACTGTACCCCTAGAGATAGAAAACCCAGAACACTTATCTGGAAGTCCCGGTATACCAGTTCAGAATTCCTTTTCTGGGGCAAGGCTTCATATTGAAGATTTGATGTTCTCCCAGTCACCTTCCTTAAAGCTAAGCCTGCTGAACCTTGAGAAGGATCCTGCATGCTTCTGTCTTTGGAAAAACCAACCAATTGATGCCAGCCAGAAGAAATTGGCTGTTGGAGCATCTTTAATTACTTTGTCATTGGAAACATGCAACGGCTTGATTGGTAGGAACACCTCAAGGGTGGAGTCAATTCTATGGAAATGTGTTGAGATgaaagaaatttgttttgaagTAGCAATGGTGACTGCGGATGGAACCCCTTTAACAGATATGCCACCTGCTGGGGGGGTTGTCAGAGTAGGTGTTAACTGTGAACAATATAATTCAAGCACTTCGGTGGAGCAATTATTCTTTGTTCTAGACCTCTATGCTTATTTTGGTAAGGTCAGTGAAAGGATAGCCGTGGCAGGGAAAAGCAAATCCCTAAAGGTAACAAGAAATGAGTCTTTGCAGGGAAGCATAATGGATAAAGTTCCTGGTGATACTGCTGTAACTCTTTCTCTGAAGAATCTGCAGCTAAAATTTTTAGACTCTTCTTCTGATACTCAAGGTGCACCTCTAGTTCTTTTCATTGGAGATGGTCTGTCTGTCAAGGTTAGCCATAGAACTCTGGGTGGCGCAATGGCAATTTCATCCACTTTACGGTGGGAAAGGGTCGAGGTGGATTGTGCAGACACTGTGAATGACTTCCAACTGGAGAAAGGCTCTGACTCGATGCTTCCCAACACCAAAAATCTGAATGGCGAGGACAACCATCAGTTACGGGCTGTCTTTTGGGTGCAAAATACTAAAGTTTATCAATCCAATCATAATACTACAGTACCATTTCTCGACATATCTGTGGTACATGTGATTCCCTATAGTGCACAAGATATCGAGTGCCACAGTTTAAATGTGTCTGCTTGCATTGCTGGTATCCGCCTTGGTGGAGGAATGAGTTATGCTGAATCTTTGCTTCATAGGTTTGGAATTCTTAGTGCTGATGGCGGGCCAGGGGAAGGTCTTACTAGAGGACTTGAGCAGTTATCTGGCGGACCTTTATCAAAGCTTTTTAAAGCATCACCTGTCACTGTGGATGACCTTAGAGAGG AAGATGGAAATGAAAGTGGCCTCTTTCATTTGGGCACCCCTGATGACGTGGATGTATCAATTGAGTTAAAAGATTGGCTATTTGCTCTTGAAGGTGCACAGGAGATGGCAGATAGATTATACTTCCATGATTCTGAAGTTCCTCAGAGAGAAAAGAGGAGCTGGCATATGACATTTCAGAATCTACATTTGAAAGCAAAAAGCACACCAATGCATGCAGCAGTTGATAAAACAAAAACGAGCAGAAAGCAGAAATATCCTATTGAGTTGATTACT GTTGGCATGGAAGGTCTGGAGATCTTAAAGCCAATGGCTGGGCAGCGGATGCTGACGAATGGTATTTATGAAAACGGGATAGTTCAGAATGGTTTACCTGGAAGCGAAAAGCAACCTGTCGAGAGGCATGGTGGTGTCAATGTGGCAGTTGACATAGTGGCTTCTGAAGCAGATAATGATGATCTAACGGTTGAGTGGATGgtggaaaatttgaaattctctATATCCGAGCCA ATTGAGGCTGTAATGAAGAAGGATGAGCTTCAAAATCTCGCTCTCTTGTGCAAGTCTGAGGTCGACTCTTTGGGTAGAATAGCTGCTGGAGTCCTGCGAATTCTCAAGTTAGAAGGATCTCTTGGCTCAGCAGCAATCAGCCAACTGAGTAATTTAG GAAGTGGAAGTATAGACAAGATTTTCACTCCTGACAAGTCGAAGACGGGGTTTAGTCCATTTTCTGATGTGGCAGGTGGAAGTTGGGGTTCGGGCATGGAGTCGACTGTGGCTTCTCTCGAGGAGGCGGTTATGGATTCGAAAGCAAAATGCACTGCTCTCGCCACCGAGTTGGCTTGCTCGGAATCGCCAGCCGACTGCCTTGATAATGTCAGACAGCTGAGTGAGAAACTTGAAAACATGCAGAAGTTACTTAACCAATTGAGAATTCAGCACTGA